A stretch of the Candidatus Jettenia sp. AMX2 genome encodes the following:
- the infB gene encoding translation initiation factor IF-2: MEKIRISSLAKELGVKSCLLIEKCHEKGLAHITHHANTLAPEQAEMIRQLFQPGKKAAPEKEEGKVKEVVPQVAEQKKDVRDVSQVTPVAKTVQPNRVVSIHKGVTSQQQLVKVTPVKTLWKRKHRPAPVTSRKKDHMRVVAETKKPVPKEKGTVIIMEPPITVKDISFRLGIRANEIITKLLLGYNIRATINQILKEDIVELLGVEYGVEIKVKRREAVGEQDFIGQQISTNVEDMVYRAPIVTFLGHVDHGKTSLLDSIRQTDVAAGEVGGITQHIGAYKVEMNGKHVVFLDTPGHEAFTAMRARGANVTDVVVLVVAADDGVMPQTEEAINHAKAANVPIVVAVNKIDKPGANPLRVKQQLSGLDLIPEDWGGKTQFVETSAVTKKGIDVLLERLLLESEILELKANPKNPARGVVLEAHLSEGRGVVANVLVQDGTLRHGDIILCGKTFGRARLMTNDRGVEVKESGPSTPVSVSDFSEVPEAGDKFFVVSDIQKAREIAQERQKRERETFLTRYQHVTLDNLYSKIAEGKVKEIKIILKADYKGSVEVLKKALEVLSTTEIKVRILHSGVGGITESDVLLADASDAFVIGFYVTAEDKARILAEEKGVEIRLYKIIYDATNEIRAAMEGMLEPESKEVVLGQVEIRLVYNISRVGNVAGCYVKSGKITRNALVRLIRNNIIIYDGKLESLRIVKEDVKEVRAGFECGLKIAGYDDIKVGDIVEAYEVQKIARTLVG; encoded by the coding sequence ATGGAAAAAATCAGGATCAGTTCACTTGCGAAAGAACTAGGAGTAAAGAGTTGCCTATTAATCGAGAAATGTCATGAGAAGGGGCTGGCTCATATTACTCATCACGCAAATACCCTAGCACCTGAGCAAGCAGAAATGATACGTCAATTGTTCCAGCCAGGTAAAAAGGCAGCTCCCGAAAAAGAAGAAGGTAAAGTAAAGGAGGTTGTTCCGCAAGTTGCTGAACAAAAAAAAGATGTCAGGGATGTATCCCAGGTCACTCCGGTTGCAAAAACCGTCCAGCCGAATAGGGTTGTCAGTATCCATAAGGGAGTCACTTCCCAGCAGCAGCTTGTTAAGGTAACGCCTGTTAAAACGCTTTGGAAAAGAAAACATCGGCCGGCCCCAGTGACGTCCAGGAAGAAAGATCATATGCGGGTGGTTGCTGAGACGAAAAAACCGGTACCGAAGGAGAAAGGGACAGTAATTATAATGGAGCCACCAATAACCGTAAAAGATATTTCTTTCAGATTAGGGATCCGTGCCAATGAAATTATTACCAAGTTGCTTCTTGGGTATAATATTCGTGCCACAATAAATCAGATATTAAAGGAAGATATTGTTGAATTATTAGGTGTTGAATATGGAGTGGAAATTAAAGTAAAACGAAGAGAAGCAGTGGGGGAGCAGGATTTTATCGGTCAACAGATATCCACGAATGTTGAGGATATGGTATATCGTGCACCAATTGTAACATTCCTGGGGCATGTTGATCATGGTAAAACATCCCTTCTTGACAGTATCCGCCAGACTGATGTTGCTGCCGGAGAAGTGGGCGGGATTACCCAGCATATAGGCGCCTATAAAGTAGAAATGAACGGAAAGCATGTGGTATTTCTGGATACGCCAGGTCACGAGGCTTTCACCGCAATGCGGGCAAGGGGAGCGAATGTTACCGATGTTGTAGTGCTTGTTGTGGCTGCTGATGACGGGGTAATGCCCCAGACGGAAGAGGCGATAAATCATGCCAAGGCTGCAAATGTACCGATTGTTGTCGCTGTGAATAAAATTGATAAACCGGGTGCCAATCCGCTGCGTGTAAAACAGCAGCTTTCAGGTTTGGACCTGATTCCGGAAGATTGGGGCGGGAAAACCCAGTTTGTTGAAACTTCTGCGGTAACGAAAAAAGGTATTGATGTTTTACTGGAAAGGCTTCTTCTGGAGTCTGAAATCCTTGAATTGAAAGCGAACCCGAAAAACCCTGCGAGAGGTGTGGTACTGGAGGCCCATTTGAGTGAAGGAAGGGGTGTTGTTGCCAACGTCCTTGTACAAGACGGTACTTTACGTCACGGAGATATTATTCTGTGCGGGAAAACATTCGGAAGGGCACGTCTCATGACAAATGACAGGGGGGTGGAAGTAAAGGAGTCCGGCCCGTCAACACCAGTATCTGTCTCTGATTTCTCAGAAGTTCCTGAAGCAGGCGACAAATTTTTTGTTGTCAGTGATATCCAAAAAGCAAGGGAAATTGCACAGGAGAGACAAAAGAGGGAGCGGGAAACTTTTTTGACAAGGTATCAGCATGTTACCCTGGATAACCTTTACTCTAAAATTGCAGAGGGGAAGGTTAAGGAAATCAAAATAATATTGAAGGCCGATTATAAAGGTTCGGTTGAAGTACTTAAAAAAGCATTGGAAGTACTGTCAACGACTGAGATCAAAGTAAGGATTTTACATTCTGGTGTAGGGGGAATTACTGAATCCGACGTGCTTCTTGCTGATGCATCAGATGCGTTTGTAATCGGGTTTTATGTTACTGCGGAAGACAAGGCTCGGATACTCGCGGAAGAGAAAGGAGTAGAGATAAGGCTTTACAAAATTATCTATGATGCGACAAACGAAATAAGAGCCGCCATGGAAGGCATGTTGGAGCCTGAATCTAAGGAGGTTGTATTAGGCCAGGTTGAAATACGGCTTGTTTACAATATATCGAGAGTTGGCAATGTCGCAGGCTGTTATGTAAAATCAGGCAAGATTACAAGAAATGCCCTTGTTCGTTTAATCCGCAATAATATTATTATCTATGACGGGAAACTGGAATCGTTAAGGATTGTTAAGGAGGATGTCAAAGAGGTGAGGGCTGGTTTTGAATGTGGACTAAAGATTGCTGGTTATGACGATATCAAAGTAGGTGATATTGTAGAGGCATATGAGGTGCAAAAAATTGCACGTACCTTAGTCGGATAG
- the pyrF gene encoding orotidine-5'-phosphate decarboxylase yields the protein MENFADNLISTIQKKQSCIAVGLDPYFKLIPESFKKRFLVLKKHSFEYAAHVILEFNLEMIDTIVPFVGIVKPQIAFYELYGWWGIWAYTETIKYAKQKGLIVIGDIKRGDVPGTAEAYANAHLGEVCINNAVETPFPCDAVTINPFLGTDSILPFIHAAKRYHKGVFILVKTSNPLSGEFQDLMCENRRLHEVIAKKTQEWGKELIGKQGYSAVGAVIGATFPQEIATLRGIIPSAYFLVPGYGAQGATAKDLACCFNPDGLGAIINASRSILYAYNTPPWNEKYGMSAWKEASREAVLNMNQEIGEIVRTVTKNK from the coding sequence ATGGAAAATTTCGCAGACAACCTTATCAGTACCATTCAAAAAAAACAAAGCTGCATCGCAGTAGGACTGGACCCTTATTTTAAACTTATTCCAGAATCATTTAAGAAAAGGTTTCTTGTTTTAAAAAAACATTCCTTTGAATATGCAGCACATGTTATTCTTGAATTTAATCTGGAAATGATCGATACTATTGTGCCGTTTGTTGGCATCGTAAAACCACAGATTGCGTTTTATGAATTGTATGGCTGGTGGGGAATCTGGGCATACACCGAGACTATCAAATATGCAAAACAAAAAGGACTTATTGTTATCGGAGATATCAAAAGAGGCGATGTGCCCGGTACCGCAGAGGCTTATGCCAACGCTCACCTTGGAGAGGTTTGTATCAATAATGCGGTTGAAACCCCGTTTCCCTGTGATGCTGTCACCATTAACCCGTTTTTGGGAACCGACAGCATTCTCCCGTTTATTCATGCAGCGAAAAGATACCATAAAGGCGTTTTTATTCTGGTAAAAACATCGAACCCGCTCTCCGGAGAATTTCAGGATCTGATGTGTGAAAACAGACGGCTTCATGAGGTTATTGCAAAAAAGACACAGGAATGGGGAAAAGAATTAATAGGCAAACAGGGATACAGCGCTGTCGGGGCAGTTATTGGAGCAACATTTCCGCAGGAAATAGCCACCCTGCGGGGAATCATACCCTCCGCCTACTTTCTTGTGCCAGGCTACGGTGCCCAGGGTGCCACAGCGAAAGATCTTGCATGCTGTTTTAATCCGGATGGCCTTGGAGCCATCATTAATGCTTCACGTTCTATCCTTTATGCCTATAACACACCGCCTTGGAATGAAAAATACGGTATGAGTGCCTGGAAAGAAGCTAGCAGGGAGGCAGTTCTTAACATGAACCAGGAGATAGGGGAAATTGTACGTACTGTTACTAAAAACAAATAA
- a CDS encoding tellurite resistance/C4-dicarboxylate transporter family protein, whose translation MQFKPFEDSVREMVKGFSPAYFAMVMATGIISIAAHLLGISVIAVSLFWLNIFVYPVLWFLSILRAIWFTNHFFGDMVDHKRGPGFFTSIAGSCVLGSQFVLIPGNYWIAISLWVIGIILWICLTYTIFTAFIIKENKPSLSEGITGGWLLAVVATQSIAVLSALIALHWEQPYKLEVNFFALSMWLWGGMLYIWMISLIFYRYTFFKFSPGDLTPPYWINMGAMAISTLAGSLLIANSHDAPFLQSLLPFLKGFTVFYWATGTWWIPMLIILGMWRYVYKRFPLEYDPLYWGAIFPLGMYTACTFQMAKAMDLEFLYVIPRFFIYIALSAWMAAFAGLVYLLTSWLKTFISAE comes from the coding sequence ATGCAATTCAAGCCTTTTGAGGATAGCGTAAGGGAGATGGTAAAGGGTTTTTCTCCGGCCTATTTTGCAATGGTTATGGCCACGGGCATTATATCGATTGCAGCTCACTTGTTAGGAATTTCCGTTATTGCTGTTTCCCTGTTCTGGCTGAATATTTTTGTTTATCCGGTACTCTGGTTTCTCAGTATCCTGCGTGCCATCTGGTTCACGAACCATTTTTTCGGTGATATGGTTGACCATAAGCGTGGGCCGGGGTTTTTTACGTCCATTGCCGGCTCCTGTGTTCTTGGCAGTCAATTTGTATTGATTCCGGGAAACTATTGGATTGCAATATCGTTGTGGGTTATAGGAATTATTCTCTGGATATGCCTGACCTATACTATTTTTACGGCATTTATCATTAAGGAGAATAAGCCCTCTCTGAGTGAAGGCATTACCGGAGGATGGCTGCTTGCGGTTGTTGCTACCCAGTCAATTGCAGTCCTGAGTGCCCTTATTGCCTTACACTGGGAACAGCCATACAAGCTCGAGGTGAATTTTTTCGCCCTGTCTATGTGGCTGTGGGGTGGCATGCTTTACATCTGGATGATTTCGCTTATTTTCTACCGTTACACCTTTTTCAAATTTTCTCCTGGTGACCTGACACCGCCATACTGGATCAATATGGGTGCAATGGCCATATCTACCTTGGCTGGTTCTCTCCTTATTGCCAATTCTCATGATGCTCCCTTCCTGCAGTCGCTGCTCCCTTTCCTTAAAGGTTTTACGGTATTCTACTGGGCGACCGGTACTTGGTGGATTCCCATGCTTATTATTCTGGGTATGTGGCGGTATGTTTACAAGCGATTTCCCCTGGAGTATGATCCCTTATATTGGGGAGCGATTTTTCCCCTTGGTATGTATACTGCCTGTACATTTCAGATGGCAAAAGCGATGGATCTGGAGTTTCTCTATGTGATTCCCCGCTTTTTTATCTACATAGCGCTGTCTGCCTGGATGGCTGCGTTTGCCGGGCTGGTTTATCTACTGACGTCCTGGTTGAAAACGTTTATTTCGGCAGAATAG
- the nusA gene encoding transcription termination factor NusA — protein sequence MDKESLLRLVDSLHRDKEIAKDVVFQGIEAALTTAAKKHFRSQGAISVRIDRNTGEIIAMEGDHRIDPSELGRITAQTAKQVIIQKIREAERDVIYEDFTGRKGSIVSGTVQRFEGSAIIVNLGKTEGILQKSEQIADEHYNVGERIRAIVLDVKKTGSRVRILLSRSHPDFVYRLFELEVPEIAEGTIEIKALAREPGHRTKIAVISSDPNVDSVGACVGIRGARIKNIVDELNGEKIDIIRWSDDPGLLLPNALKPAEVSGIMLSSENKVATIVVPNEQLSLAIGKRGQNVRLASRLTFWDIDIITESELEERQKQSSGGLAEITGTAKDLTNNEKRVNNEEIHKTLETGDEIREL from the coding sequence ATGGATAAGGAAAGTTTATTACGTTTAGTAGATAGTTTACACAGGGATAAAGAGATTGCAAAGGATGTTGTTTTTCAGGGAATAGAGGCCGCTTTAACTACTGCTGCGAAAAAACATTTTAGGTCGCAAGGCGCAATTTCCGTCAGGATTGACAGAAATACCGGGGAAATTATTGCAATGGAGGGAGATCACAGGATCGACCCTTCCGAATTGGGAAGAATCACTGCTCAAACTGCCAAACAGGTTATTATCCAGAAAATACGGGAAGCTGAGCGTGATGTAATTTATGAGGATTTTACCGGCAGAAAAGGTTCCATTGTCAGCGGTACGGTGCAGAGGTTTGAGGGGTCTGCAATTATTGTCAATCTTGGCAAAACGGAAGGAATCTTACAGAAGTCAGAGCAGATTGCAGATGAACATTACAATGTAGGTGAACGCATCAGGGCAATTGTCCTTGATGTGAAGAAGACCGGATCGCGGGTAAGAATATTATTGTCAAGGTCACACCCTGATTTTGTTTACAGACTTTTTGAACTGGAAGTGCCTGAGATTGCAGAGGGCACCATTGAAATAAAAGCGCTTGCAAGGGAACCTGGCCACAGAACGAAGATAGCGGTAATATCAAGTGATCCAAATGTTGATAGTGTTGGTGCTTGTGTTGGCATTCGCGGAGCCAGGATTAAGAACATTGTTGACGAATTAAATGGTGAAAAAATTGATATTATCAGATGGTCTGACGATCCTGGGTTATTATTGCCGAATGCGTTGAAACCAGCCGAAGTTTCCGGAATTATGTTATCTTCGGAAAACAAGGTTGCAACGATTGTAGTGCCGAACGAACAGCTTTCGTTGGCAATCGGGAAGCGGGGACAGAATGTGCGCCTTGCATCACGTTTGACATTTTGGGATATTGACATAATAACAGAATCAGAACTTGAAGAGCGGCAGAAGCAAAGCTCCGGAGGGCTTGCAGAGATAACCGGAACGGCAAAGGATCTCACAAATAATGAGAAGAGAGTAAATAATGAAGAAATTCATAAGACTCTTGAAACAGGTGATGAAATAAGAGAATTGTAA
- a CDS encoding NAD(P)H-dependent oxidoreductase subunit E, whose amino-acid sequence MIKQESTDVELQYVEDYIKSFHHRLDNSDIIPVLQYIQDTYGYLPDVALELVSKRLYIPVSRIYGVATFYSQFSFVPKGKYTVKVCIGTACHVRGADKITTKLEETLGIKNGETTADYKFTLNSVGCVGTCALGPIVVVGTSKKSGECCGGPVKTNRNMSLGDKFYGQVTPEKVQEIIEHYRGANNG is encoded by the coding sequence GTGATAAAACAGGAATCTACTGATGTAGAATTGCAATATGTAGAGGATTATATAAAAAGTTTTCATCATAGGCTTGACAACTCCGATATTATTCCGGTGCTTCAATATATCCAGGATACTTATGGGTACTTACCCGATGTGGCGTTGGAATTAGTTTCAAAACGACTCTATATTCCCGTAAGCAGAATTTACGGGGTTGCAACCTTCTATAGCCAGTTCTCATTTGTCCCCAAAGGAAAGTATACCGTTAAGGTTTGCATTGGCACTGCGTGCCATGTAAGAGGCGCCGACAAGATCACTACAAAGCTGGAAGAGACACTTGGTATTAAAAACGGGGAAACGACCGCAGATTACAAATTTACCCTGAATTCAGTTGGGTGTGTGGGTACGTGTGCTTTGGGACCTATTGTGGTTGTCGGAACAAGTAAAAAATCCGGGGAATGCTGCGGCGGTCCGGTTAAAACAAATCGCAATATGTCACTCGGAGATAAGTTTTATGGCCAGGTAACCCCGGAAAAAGTTCAGGAAATAATAGAACACTATCGAGGTGCTAATAATGGATAA
- a CDS encoding aminodeoxychorismate/anthranilate synthase component II: protein MIIIIDNYDSFTYNLVQQIGAFGAEMEVFRNDRIGTERIEEKKPTHIIISPGPCTPKEAGISNDIIKHFSGKIPILGVCLGHQCIAYTYGAEIVRARRLMHGKTSLITHDGKTIFEGLANPFLATRYHSLIVREDTLPGCIEVTARADDDEIMGIRHKNYPLEGVQFHPESFLTEEGPKLLKNFLAM from the coding sequence ATGATAATCATTATTGATAATTATGATTCTTTCACGTACAACCTTGTACAGCAAATAGGTGCATTTGGCGCAGAAATGGAAGTATTTAGAAATGACAGGATTGGAACCGAAAGAATTGAAGAAAAAAAGCCAACGCATATAATCATATCTCCCGGCCCTTGCACACCGAAAGAAGCAGGTATTTCCAACGATATCATAAAGCACTTTTCCGGTAAAATACCGATTCTTGGGGTTTGCTTGGGGCACCAATGTATCGCTTATACCTATGGTGCAGAAATAGTCCGTGCACGCAGACTTATGCATGGAAAAACATCTCTGATTACCCATGACGGAAAAACCATTTTTGAGGGACTTGCCAATCCATTTCTTGCAACACGATATCATTCTCTTATTGTAAGAGAAGATACCCTCCCCGGATGCATAGAGGTCACGGCAAGGGCTGATGATGATGAAATCATGGGGATACGCCACAAGAATTATCCCCTGGAAGGAGTCCAGTTTCACCCCGAATCTTTTTTGACAGAAGAGGGACCAAAACTTCTGAAAAATTTTTTAGCAATGTAA
- the nuoF gene encoding NADH-quinone oxidoreductase subunit NuoF, with product MDKLKSIQDLRNLRENLRKNHDKERNSVVVCGGTGCETFGGHDIYDTFKDIIEEKGLENKFSLKKTGCQGFCERGPLVSIQPANIFYQKVKTSDVQKIVEETLINNQIVDKLLYTDTQTRQKITNRTEIPFYKKQLQLVLRYNGFIDPTNIHDYIAIGGYTSLEKMLDGMSPSQVLEEITTSGLRGRGGAGFPTGKKWNIVKNAPGNIKYLICNGDEGDPGAFMDRSILEGNPHQVLEGMLIGAYAMGCRKGYIYIRAEYPMAVEYAQKAIDQANEKGILGQNILGKGFDFEIDIKKGAGAFVCGEETALIASIEGRRGMPRAKPPYPATFGLWGKPTCINNVETLANVPVIIENGSHWYSKIGTENSKGTKVFALAGNINNTGLIEVPMGTTLREIIFDIGGGIARGRKFKAVQTGGPSGGCIPEEFLDTPVDFESLQSVGSIMGSGGLVVVDDRTSMVEFARYFINFSQDESCGKCVPCRIGTKRMHEILDKIVNGNGTKSDLDTLWELANTVKETSLCGLGQSAPNPVLSTLKYFRKEYESLIHKPSAGETQKETLEKTGEVA from the coding sequence ATGGATAAACTCAAATCTATACAAGATCTCAGAAATTTAAGGGAAAATCTCAGAAAAAATCATGATAAAGAGCGTAACTCCGTCGTTGTCTGCGGCGGTACTGGTTGTGAGACCTTTGGCGGGCATGACATTTATGATACGTTTAAAGATATAATCGAAGAAAAAGGCCTCGAAAATAAATTTTCTCTTAAGAAGACGGGATGCCAGGGTTTCTGCGAAAGAGGGCCTCTCGTCAGCATTCAGCCGGCAAATATCTTCTATCAGAAAGTTAAAACATCCGATGTTCAAAAAATAGTCGAGGAAACCCTGATCAATAATCAGATAGTAGATAAGCTCCTTTATACCGATACTCAAACACGGCAGAAAATTACCAATCGTACTGAAATTCCTTTTTATAAAAAACAACTTCAGCTTGTACTGCGTTATAACGGTTTTATTGATCCCACAAACATCCACGATTATATTGCAATCGGTGGTTATACATCCCTGGAAAAGATGCTTGACGGGATGAGCCCATCTCAGGTTTTAGAAGAAATAACAACCTCAGGACTCAGAGGCAGGGGTGGCGCCGGCTTCCCAACCGGAAAGAAATGGAACATAGTGAAGAATGCCCCCGGAAACATAAAGTACCTAATATGTAACGGAGACGAAGGTGATCCAGGCGCTTTTATGGACAGATCGATTCTGGAAGGCAACCCCCATCAGGTGCTGGAAGGAATGCTAATCGGCGCATATGCTATGGGATGCCGGAAGGGCTATATTTATATTCGTGCTGAATATCCCATGGCAGTAGAATATGCACAAAAGGCCATTGATCAGGCCAATGAAAAAGGTATCCTTGGTCAAAACATTCTGGGAAAGGGTTTTGACTTTGAAATTGATATAAAGAAAGGAGCCGGGGCTTTTGTTTGCGGCGAAGAAACGGCTCTTATTGCATCCATAGAAGGAAGGCGCGGCATGCCAAGGGCAAAACCCCCATATCCCGCAACCTTTGGTCTCTGGGGCAAACCAACCTGTATCAATAATGTCGAAACACTGGCAAATGTCCCCGTTATTATTGAAAACGGGTCACATTGGTACAGTAAAATCGGCACCGAAAATAGCAAGGGGACGAAGGTATTCGCCCTTGCCGGCAATATAAACAATACAGGATTGATTGAAGTACCTATGGGTACAACACTGAGGGAAATTATTTTTGATATCGGTGGCGGCATAGCAAGAGGAAGAAAGTTTAAGGCAGTACAAACAGGTGGTCCTTCAGGCGGTTGCATTCCTGAAGAATTTCTGGACACGCCTGTAGATTTTGAATCTCTCCAAAGTGTTGGCTCGATTATGGGATCCGGAGGACTGGTTGTCGTTGACGACAGGACCTCGATGGTCGAGTTCGCCCGTTATTTTATAAATTTTTCACAGGATGAATCCTGCGGTAAATGTGTACCCTGCCGGATCGGTACGAAAAGAATGCATGAAATACTCGATAAAATAGTAAATGGAAATGGTACAAAAAGCGATCTTGATACCCTCTGGGAACTGGCAAATACCGTAAAGGAAACATCGTTATGTGGACTCGGCCAAAGCGCTCCGAATCCCGTGCTGTCTACCCTGAAATATTTCAGAAAAGAGTATGAATCCCTTATTCATAAACCCTCAGCCGGGGAAACACAAAAAGAAACCTTGGAGAAAACCGGAGAAGTCGCATGA
- the purQ gene encoding phosphoribosylformylglycinamidine synthase I, with protein MFVPKILILRTAGTNCDYETRYAFEKAGARADVIHINILLAHKKLLRDYQVLTFPGGFTYGDDVSAGKILANQIKYNLEEEIKKFISEKKLILGICNGFQVLTKAGLLPSMESHSQETTLTYNDSGRFEDRWVYLKVCSHKSPFMNGENITRIYLPVAHGEGKFVTKNEQVLSKITMNQQIIFKYVNEQGEEAGYPWNPNGSLQNIAGICDSTGQVLGMMPHPERYIEQTQHPHWTRAGLTENGGGFFLFKNAVNYVKSAFS; from the coding sequence ATGTTTGTACCAAAAATATTAATACTCAGAACAGCCGGAACCAATTGTGATTATGAGACCCGCTATGCCTTTGAAAAGGCGGGGGCAAGGGCAGATGTAATTCATATCAATATCTTGCTGGCTCATAAAAAATTGCTCAGGGATTATCAGGTATTGACCTTTCCTGGAGGGTTTACCTACGGGGATGATGTGTCTGCCGGTAAAATACTGGCAAATCAGATTAAATACAATTTGGAAGAGGAGATTAAAAAATTTATTTCTGAAAAAAAACTGATTCTGGGTATATGTAACGGATTTCAGGTATTAACAAAGGCTGGGCTGTTACCTTCCATGGAAAGTCATTCACAGGAAACTACCTTAACCTATAACGACTCAGGCAGGTTTGAAGACCGATGGGTATATTTAAAAGTCTGTTCACACAAATCCCCATTCATGAATGGGGAAAATATCACAAGGATATACTTACCGGTAGCACACGGAGAAGGAAAATTTGTAACGAAAAACGAACAAGTCCTGAGCAAAATTACCATGAATCAGCAAATTATTTTCAAATATGTAAATGAACAGGGCGAAGAAGCGGGTTACCCGTGGAATCCCAATGGTTCCCTTCAGAATATAGCGGGAATCTGTGACTCAACGGGTCAGGTTTTAGGTATGATGCCTCATCCGGAAAGATATATAGAACAAACACAGCACCCGCACTGGACACGTGCCGGATTGACGGAAAATGGAGGCGGTTTTTTCCTCTTTAAGAATGCCGTGAATTACGTGAAATCGGCCTTTTCATAA
- the rbfA gene encoding 30S ribosome-binding factor RbfA → MSSRRIERLSEAIKQEVSKVILYKLKDPRVSFITVTKVEVTSDLKRARVYISVMGDEKVQQKTLLGIERAKGFIQSEVGAQLHIRYTPVLTFYLDESVKKSIRISKLIDDAVKGSEVNREGESE, encoded by the coding sequence ATGTCTTCGAGAAGAATCGAGAGATTGTCCGAGGCAATCAAACAGGAAGTAAGTAAGGTAATTCTTTACAAACTGAAAGATCCTCGGGTAAGTTTCATTACGGTTACAAAAGTTGAAGTAACGTCTGATCTGAAAAGGGCCAGGGTATATATTTCTGTAATGGGTGATGAAAAGGTGCAGCAAAAGACGCTGCTGGGTATAGAGCGTGCGAAAGGCTTTATCCAATCTGAGGTTGGCGCACAATTGCACATACGTTATACCCCGGTATTGACATTTTATCTGGACGAATCGGTTAAAAAAAGTATTCGTATTTCAAAACTTATTGATGACGCTGTTAAAGGGAGTGAGGTAAATAGAGAAGGTGAGTCAGAATAA
- a CDS encoding cyclase family protein, whose protein sequence is MVIFLRIFIFVALLFFQKYFLIAGILEDVMEDKTSVIDLTYPLNEKNAYWPVGTYTPFRYEVIATIKKDMVFSGKYSTPEHLGTHIDAPNHFVQNQPSVDQIPFKQLVGPAVVITITDKVVHDADYALSLSDISLWEKTNGPIPDEAIVLLNTGWSSRWVNFEDYKNRDKNDRMHFPGYSKEAARFLTEKRHIKGIGIDTLSADCGNCSDFAVHHIINGAGKFILENVANLDKLPPKGATLIIAPIKLEGGSGGQCRIWAILPK, encoded by the coding sequence ATGGTAATTTTTTTAAGGATATTCATTTTTGTCGCGTTATTGTTTTTTCAAAAATATTTTTTAATAGCTGGCATACTTGAAGATGTCATGGAAGATAAAACATCCGTTATCGATTTAACTTACCCTTTAAATGAAAAGAATGCATATTGGCCGGTTGGTACCTACACCCCGTTCAGGTATGAAGTCATTGCAACGATAAAAAAAGACATGGTTTTTTCAGGCAAATACAGTACTCCTGAACACCTCGGTACCCATATTGATGCCCCGAATCATTTTGTGCAAAATCAACCTTCGGTAGACCAGATTCCCTTTAAACAACTGGTCGGACCTGCTGTTGTTATCACTATCACCGACAAGGTAGTTCATGACGCAGATTATGCACTTTCCTTATCAGACATCTCTCTCTGGGAAAAGACCAATGGACCAATACCGGATGAAGCAATTGTCTTGCTTAATACAGGGTGGAGCAGCCGGTGGGTTAATTTTGAAGACTATAAAAACCGTGATAAAAATGACCGCATGCATTTCCCGGGCTATTCAAAAGAAGCAGCCCGCTTCCTGACAGAAAAGAGACATATTAAAGGTATTGGAATTGATACCCTGAGCGCAGATTGCGGAAATTGTTCAGATTTTGCTGTCCATCATATTATAAACGGTGCAGGAAAATTCATCCTTGAGAACGTAGCCAATCTCGACAAATTACCTCCGAAAGGAGCGACGCTCATTATAGCCCCAATCAAGCTTGAAGGTGGCTCAGGCGGACAGTGCCGCATCTGGGCTATTCTGCCGAAATAA
- a CDS encoding DUF503 domain-containing protein yields MNLEFSESDNAVVGFLHIRLVMRSAGTLKDKRRIIKSLKDRLQNRFNISIAEIGSLDHCQYSELGIVMVGNDNRYVNGVLSNVIKIIRCVALVELVDYKLEFL; encoded by the coding sequence ATGAATCTTGAATTTTCTGAATCGGATAATGCAGTTGTCGGTTTTTTACATATTCGCCTGGTAATGAGGAGCGCAGGCACTTTAAAAGACAAACGCCGTATTATTAAGAGCCTGAAAGACCGTCTTCAAAACAGATTTAATATATCGATTGCAGAAATCGGGTCTTTAGATCATTGCCAATATTCTGAATTAGGGATTGTTATGGTAGGAAATGACAACAGGTATGTGAATGGTGTTTTATCAAATGTGATAAAAATAATCCGTTGTGTGGCCCTTGTGGAACTTGTAGATTACAAACTGGAGTTTTTGTAA